Proteins encoded together in one Coffea arabica cultivar ET-39 chromosome 2c, Coffea Arabica ET-39 HiFi, whole genome shotgun sequence window:
- the LOC113724032 gene encoding uncharacterized protein isoform X2 encodes MAGCISFTASTDWFYRSFFAYTGLKSVTTDFGVGTFMHCWVPKTVKPSKPNLLLLHGFGANAMWQYREHLRHLVPKFNIYVPDLLFFGESSTKSPERTEAFQAQCVMKLMEVHGVQKMNLVGISYGGFVGYSMAVQFPEAIEKLVLCCTGVCSEEKDMEEGLFPVPDLDEAANVLVPQTPDKLRELMNLSFAKPVKRVPSCFLTDFIDVMCTDHVKEKRELIKNILEDRQLSKIPRITQPTLIIWGEQDQIFPVELGHRMKRHRRFWSS; translated from the exons ATGGCAGGATGCATTAGCTTCACAGCATCGACAGATTGGTTTTATAGGTCCTTTTTCGCCTACACTGGCCTCAAATCTGTCACGACAGATTTTGGGGTTGGGACCTTCATGCATTGTTGGGTGCCAAAAACGGTCAAACCATCGAAACCTAATCTTCTGCTGCTGCATGGCTTTGGAGCCAATGCAATGTGGCAATACCGGGAGCATCTCCGCCACCTCGTGCCAAAGTTCAACATCTACGTCCCTGATCTCCTCTTTTTTGGCGAATCCTCGACCAAGAGTCCCGAGAGAACGGAGGCATTCCAGGCACAATGTGTCATGAAACTGATGGAGGTGCACGGGGTACAAAAGATGAACTTGGTGGGCATAAGTTATGGCGGGTTTGTAGGGTACAGCATGGCGGTACAGTTTCCCGAGGCAATAGAGAAATTGGTGCTATGTTGCACTGGTGTTTGCTCGGAGGAGAAGGATATGGAGGAGGGTCTGTTCCCGGTTCCGGATTTAGACGAGGCTGCTAACGTTTTGGTGCCCCAGACCCCGGATAAACTTAGGGAACTGATGAATCTTTCATTCGCCAAGCCTGTCAAAAGAGTCCCCTCGTGCTTCCTTACAGATTTTATTGAT GTAATGTGCACAGACCACGTAAAAGAGAAGAGGGAACTCATAAAAAACATACTCGAAGATCGACAGCTCTCAAAGATTCCCAGAATCACACAG CCCACATTGATCATATGGGGGGAGCAGGATCAAATCTTCCCCGTGGAATTGGGTCACAGaatgaaaag GCATCGACGCTTTTGGAGCAGCTAA
- the LOC113726641 gene encoding midasin-like gives MYCLFTWMSKWMEKHCLEVMFVQSKEQPGEFRWQPGSVTQDICNGFWVVVEDVDKASPDVQSILLPLLEGASSFITGHGEAIRVHKGFRLFATVTSSKLDISSIIEGGTS, from the exons ATG TATTGTCTATTCACATGGATGAGCAAATGGATGGAAAAACATTGCTTGGAAGTTATGTTTGTACAGAGCAAAGAGCAACCTGGTGAGTTCAGATGGCAGCCAGGTTCTGTTACACAG GATATTTGCAATGGATTTTGGGTTGTTGTTGAGGATGTTGACAAAGCGTCTCCTGATGTTCAATCTATCTTGTTGCCTTTACTGGAGGGCGCAAGTTCATTTATTACTGGCCATGGGGAA GCAATAAGGGTGCATAAGGGTTTTCGACTGTTCGCCACTGTGACTAGCTCAAAATTGGACATATCATCAATCATAGAAG GTGGAACTAGCTGA
- the LOC113724032 gene encoding uncharacterized protein isoform X1: MAGCISFTASTDWFYRSFFAYTGLKSVTTDFGVGTFMHCWVPKTVKPSKPNLLLLHGFGANAMWQYREHLRHLVPKFNIYVPDLLFFGESSTKSPERTEAFQAQCVMKLMEVHGVQKMNLVGISYGGFVGYSMAVQFPEAIEKLVLCCTGVCSEEKDMEEGLFPVPDLDEAANVLVPQTPDKLRELMNLSFAKPVKRVPSCFLTDFIDVMCTDHVKEKRELIKNILEDRQLSKIPRITQPTLIIWGEQDQIFPVELGHRMKRHIGENARIEVIKHAGHGVNLEKPKEFNKHLKAFLVDSSDSSSSSSSSSSSSSSHSLINYYRHRRFWSS; this comes from the exons ATGGCAGGATGCATTAGCTTCACAGCATCGACAGATTGGTTTTATAGGTCCTTTTTCGCCTACACTGGCCTCAAATCTGTCACGACAGATTTTGGGGTTGGGACCTTCATGCATTGTTGGGTGCCAAAAACGGTCAAACCATCGAAACCTAATCTTCTGCTGCTGCATGGCTTTGGAGCCAATGCAATGTGGCAATACCGGGAGCATCTCCGCCACCTCGTGCCAAAGTTCAACATCTACGTCCCTGATCTCCTCTTTTTTGGCGAATCCTCGACCAAGAGTCCCGAGAGAACGGAGGCATTCCAGGCACAATGTGTCATGAAACTGATGGAGGTGCACGGGGTACAAAAGATGAACTTGGTGGGCATAAGTTATGGCGGGTTTGTAGGGTACAGCATGGCGGTACAGTTTCCCGAGGCAATAGAGAAATTGGTGCTATGTTGCACTGGTGTTTGCTCGGAGGAGAAGGATATGGAGGAGGGTCTGTTCCCGGTTCCGGATTTAGACGAGGCTGCTAACGTTTTGGTGCCCCAGACCCCGGATAAACTTAGGGAACTGATGAATCTTTCATTCGCCAAGCCTGTCAAAAGAGTCCCCTCGTGCTTCCTTACAGATTTTATTGAT GTAATGTGCACAGACCACGTAAAAGAGAAGAGGGAACTCATAAAAAACATACTCGAAGATCGACAGCTCTCAAAGATTCCCAGAATCACACAG CCCACATTGATCATATGGGGGGAGCAGGATCAAATCTTCCCCGTGGAATTGGGTCACAGaatgaaaag GCATATTGGGGAAAATGCTCGAATTGAGGTGATTAAACATGCAGGACATGGCGTCAACTTGGAAAAGCCTAAGGAATTTAACAAACATCTCAAAGCATTTCTTGTTGATTCTTCTgattcctcctcctcctcctcctcctcctcctcctcctcctcctcccatTCCTTGATTAATTACTACAGGCATCGACGCTTTTGGAGCAGCTAA